From a region of the Rhodococcus sp. 4CII genome:
- a CDS encoding TetR/AcrR family transcriptional regulator, with protein sequence MLGVTPDTAVAKPTRTQAERTAAMRTKLLDAAVDSLVEFGYARTTTQGIARRAGVSRGAQLHHFPTKESLVVAAVEHLVDKRMEEILAAEVDAGRGVEVLADAFSGPLFYAALELWVAARTDPVLYEATVPLERKVNDALRHGSAEVFGDRFDADTIELSIELVRGLAVSALFRTAEAEQSLRARLLPVWESKMEKS encoded by the coding sequence GTGCTGGGTGTGACACCTGACACAGCAGTAGCCAAACCGACCCGCACGCAGGCCGAGCGAACTGCGGCGATGCGCACGAAGCTGCTCGACGCGGCCGTCGACTCCCTGGTGGAGTTCGGGTACGCCCGCACCACCACGCAGGGCATCGCCCGGCGGGCGGGAGTGTCGCGCGGCGCCCAGCTGCACCACTTCCCGACCAAGGAGTCGCTGGTCGTGGCCGCGGTCGAACATCTCGTGGACAAGCGGATGGAGGAGATCCTCGCCGCCGAGGTGGACGCCGGCCGCGGCGTCGAAGTGCTCGCCGACGCCTTCTCCGGTCCGCTGTTCTACGCCGCGCTCGAGTTGTGGGTGGCCGCCCGGACCGACCCGGTGCTGTACGAGGCGACGGTTCCGCTCGAGCGGAAGGTCAACGACGCGCTGCGCCACGGGTCGGCGGAGGTGTTCGGCGATCGCTTCGACGCCGACACCATCGAGCTCAGCATCGAATTGGTTCGCGGTCTCGCGGTGTCGGCGCTGTTCCGCACCGCCGAGGCCGAGCAGTCGCTCCGCGCGCGGCTACTGCCCGTGTGGGAATCGAAGATGGAGAAGTCGTGA
- a CDS encoding GAP family protein, producing MGSVIGDVLPLAVGVAISPIPIIAVILMLLSKRAGGASAGFGVGWIVGILVATGIFLLLSGGIDKADSDDPSATVSWVKVVLGVLLLLLAARQWRSRNANAEPPKWMQAIDELNFMKSTGLGFALAAINPKNLLLCVSAGVVIGTAKVSGGEQVVALVVYTLLAGSTVLVPVLAYAVAADRMRGTLDTLKVWLQANNAAVMSVLLLVIGAVVLGKGFGGLF from the coding sequence ATGGGCTCAGTCATCGGAGATGTGTTACCGCTTGCCGTGGGTGTCGCGATCTCGCCCATCCCGATCATCGCCGTCATCCTCATGTTGCTGTCCAAACGCGCGGGCGGTGCGAGCGCGGGATTCGGTGTCGGCTGGATCGTCGGCATCCTCGTCGCGACAGGCATCTTCCTGCTCCTGTCCGGTGGCATCGACAAGGCCGACTCCGACGACCCCTCCGCGACGGTGTCATGGGTGAAGGTGGTGCTCGGTGTGCTGCTGCTCCTGCTCGCGGCGAGGCAGTGGCGAAGCCGCAACGCGAACGCGGAACCGCCGAAGTGGATGCAGGCCATCGACGAGTTGAACTTCATGAAGTCGACGGGGCTCGGATTCGCTCTGGCCGCGATCAACCCGAAGAATCTGCTGCTCTGCGTGTCGGCGGGAGTCGTCATCGGCACCGCGAAAGTGAGCGGCGGCGAACAGGTGGTGGCCCTCGTCGTCTACACGCTGCTGGCCGGGTCGACGGTGCTGGTCCCGGTCCTCGCCTACGCGGTGGCCGCCGACAGGATGCGTGGCACCCTGGACACCCTCAAGGTGTGGTTGCAGGCCAACAATGCCGCGGTGATGAGCGTGCTGTTACTCGTGATCGGGGCCGTCGTCCTGGGCAAGGGATTCGGCGGCTTGTTCTGA
- a CDS encoding S9 family peptidase: protein MRVVGVALMAVLVLLTGATEVSAQPRTLLSQEELPPAVVPSHAGESVRVRYSTLRTATVTGESTGSIFLPRGEPPDGGWPVVSYAHGTVGVADQCAPSVAGFNYVELPAIEQWLAAGYAVAATDYAGIGTSGVNAYLDGRAAGANAVDIVLAAHEVYGDLLGDRWIVTGLSQGGQATYFAAHEATTRAPALDFRGAVAVAAPTHLEQLFPAAGPAIPALPTSGIVNYALLTLAGIDDQRPEVGIRRYLSPKGIELMELAKVTCSREIGRYLLAHPTSVGDLFVAPLWTEQFRDLFREMQQVPVDGFDGPLRVVHSLSDTSVPIPLTWAQLAEMQQHGVNVEYQQLTDEDHRESLMASMPESLEFAARVLTAR, encoded by the coding sequence ATGAGAGTGGTCGGGGTCGCGCTGATGGCGGTCCTGGTGCTGCTCACCGGCGCGACCGAGGTGTCGGCGCAGCCGAGAACCCTGCTGTCGCAGGAAGAACTGCCGCCCGCCGTCGTTCCGTCCCACGCGGGCGAGAGCGTGCGGGTCCGGTACTCGACGCTGCGTACCGCGACTGTGACCGGTGAGTCCACCGGATCGATCTTCCTTCCCCGGGGCGAACCCCCGGACGGCGGCTGGCCCGTGGTGTCCTACGCCCACGGCACGGTCGGGGTCGCCGACCAGTGCGCACCTTCCGTCGCCGGGTTCAACTACGTCGAACTACCCGCGATCGAGCAGTGGCTTGCGGCCGGGTATGCCGTCGCCGCAACGGATTACGCGGGAATCGGCACCAGCGGTGTCAATGCCTACCTCGACGGTCGCGCGGCCGGAGCGAACGCCGTCGACATCGTCCTGGCCGCACACGAAGTGTACGGCGACCTTCTCGGCGACCGGTGGATCGTCACGGGACTGTCGCAGGGCGGGCAGGCGACCTACTTCGCCGCCCACGAGGCGACCACCCGGGCGCCCGCACTCGACTTTCGAGGCGCCGTCGCCGTGGCCGCGCCGACGCACCTGGAACAGCTCTTCCCGGCCGCGGGCCCCGCGATTCCCGCCCTGCCGACCAGCGGAATCGTGAACTACGCGTTGCTGACTCTCGCCGGTATCGACGACCAGCGTCCCGAGGTCGGCATTCGGCGGTACCTGTCGCCGAAGGGGATCGAATTGATGGAACTGGCGAAGGTGACGTGCAGCCGGGAAATCGGCCGGTACCTGCTCGCCCATCCCACTTCGGTCGGGGACCTGTTCGTGGCGCCTCTGTGGACCGAGCAGTTCCGGGACCTGTTCCGGGAGATGCAGCAGGTGCCCGTCGACGGGTTCGACGGTCCGCTGCGGGTAGTGCACAGTCTGTCCGACACGTCCGTGCCGATTCCGTTGACGTGGGCGCAACTCGCCGAGATGCAGCAGCACGGGGTGAACGTCGAATATCAGCAACTGACCGACGAGGACCATCGCGAATCGCTGATGGCGTCCATGCCGGAGTCCCTGGAGTTCGCGGCGCGCGTGCTGACCGCCAGGTGA
- a CDS encoding multicopper oxidase family protein gives MDGRIPRRSFVRGLALTAGLGAVGVGSASAYPFGIDPLRPLVFSSPPLQPFREQLPPLPMLGGSAVEVHATSTTHVFHPDLPASPALGYGGMDYLGPTIEAHVGQRTSLTYRNDITSNPMAADVDARIHGVTDQDRTQVPTSLHLHGGRTPPEFDGHPEDIMRPGQQMVHEFPNRQDARALWYHDHAMGVTRLNIYAGLAGLYLLRDEYDTGRAGNPLGLPAGEFELPLVLQDKNFTDDGKQSVRSNPLNPQGSWEAATPGDVGVVNGKVWPEMSVARGLYRLRMVNAASFSVWNLFFENRMRFWVIGAEGGLLDAPVATDHVRLGPGERVDLLVDFGALAPGTTVELRNDEPIPAQVAQRGVQIMPRFCRFRVGTAAGFTGGVPETLRGGSRGPAALSPPAQPSVVRNVSVMQLADGPGQPSPLMSLNNLRYTTEDIEMPRQGTVEQWNIVNVTPEPHPIHLHLVTFRVIGRQAIDTNALMQAVPVPAIGMRWTPSADPFVVGPNLAPQVWESGFKDTVIADANSITRIIVRFPTADELGFDPDATFGMSGDMGGHDHGSGAHPLQGYVWHCHMLDHEDHDMMLRYRLVP, from the coding sequence ATGGATGGACGAATTCCGCGTAGGTCGTTCGTTCGTGGACTCGCGCTGACAGCCGGTCTCGGCGCCGTCGGGGTGGGGTCGGCGAGCGCCTACCCGTTCGGGATCGATCCGTTGCGGCCGCTCGTCTTCTCGTCGCCGCCGCTGCAGCCGTTCCGGGAACAGTTGCCGCCGCTGCCCATGCTGGGCGGGAGCGCCGTCGAGGTGCACGCGACCAGCACGACTCACGTGTTCCACCCCGACCTGCCTGCCTCCCCGGCCCTCGGATACGGCGGCATGGATTACCTGGGTCCGACGATCGAAGCCCACGTCGGACAGCGGACGTCGCTCACCTACCGCAACGACATCACGAGCAACCCCATGGCCGCCGACGTCGACGCGAGGATCCACGGCGTCACCGACCAGGACCGCACTCAGGTGCCGACGTCGCTGCACCTGCACGGCGGTCGCACGCCCCCCGAGTTCGACGGCCATCCCGAGGACATCATGCGGCCGGGGCAGCAGATGGTTCACGAATTCCCGAACCGGCAGGACGCCCGTGCGCTCTGGTACCACGACCACGCGATGGGCGTCACCCGGCTCAACATCTACGCCGGGCTGGCCGGCCTGTACCTCCTGCGCGACGAGTACGACACCGGTCGGGCCGGCAACCCGCTCGGCCTGCCCGCGGGTGAGTTCGAGCTCCCGCTGGTGCTGCAGGACAAGAACTTCACCGACGACGGAAAGCAGAGCGTCCGCTCCAATCCGCTGAATCCGCAGGGCAGCTGGGAGGCCGCCACTCCCGGCGACGTCGGCGTCGTGAACGGCAAGGTGTGGCCGGAAATGTCGGTGGCGCGGGGCCTGTACCGCCTGCGGATGGTCAACGCGGCGTCGTTCAGCGTGTGGAATCTGTTCTTCGAGAACCGGATGAGGTTCTGGGTGATCGGCGCCGAGGGCGGGCTGCTCGACGCGCCCGTCGCCACCGACCACGTCCGCCTCGGACCGGGGGAGCGGGTGGACCTCCTCGTCGACTTCGGTGCTCTCGCACCCGGTACGACGGTGGAACTGCGCAACGACGAGCCGATTCCGGCGCAGGTCGCGCAACGCGGTGTGCAGATCATGCCGCGGTTCTGCCGGTTCCGGGTGGGGACCGCCGCAGGGTTCACCGGCGGTGTGCCGGAGACCCTGCGGGGCGGAAGCCGCGGTCCCGCCGCGCTCTCGCCGCCCGCGCAACCGTCGGTCGTGCGCAACGTGTCGGTGATGCAGCTCGCGGACGGACCGGGCCAGCCGTCCCCGCTGATGTCGTTGAACAATCTTCGCTACACGACCGAGGACATCGAGATGCCCCGGCAGGGGACCGTCGAACAGTGGAACATCGTCAACGTCACGCCCGAACCGCACCCGATCCACCTGCATCTGGTGACGTTCCGGGTGATCGGACGGCAGGCGATCGACACGAACGCGCTGATGCAGGCGGTTCCGGTCCCCGCGATCGGGATGCGGTGGACGCCGTCGGCGGACCCGTTCGTCGTCGGGCCGAACCTGGCGCCGCAGGTATGGGAGTCGGGGTTCAAGGACACCGTGATCGCGGACGCGAATTCGATCACCCGGATCATCGTCCGGTTCCCGACCGCGGACGAGCTCGGGTTCGACCCCGACGCGACGTTCGGGATGTCGGGGGACATGGGCGGGCACGACCACGGGTCGGGTGCGCATCCCTTGCAGGGGTACGTGTGGCACTGCCACATGCTCGACCACGAGGACCACGACATGATGCTGCGGTACCGCCTGGTGCCCTGA
- a CDS encoding formylglycine-generating enzyme family protein gives MTRAVPKNMAWIPGGTSWMGSEDFYPEERPAHQVTVDGFWMDSHQVTVAEFRRFVKATGHVTTAEIAPDPAQYPGADPTLLVPGSLVFTPPPGPVPLDDVTRWWSFTPGADWRHPEGPGSNVGGRERHPVTHVSWFDAQAYAEWAGKDLPTEAEWEFAARGGLDRKPFVWGDEHEPGGRPGGNVWQGRFPWENLLEDGFAGTSPVGSFRPNGYELSDMAGNVWEWTTDYFTADHSASGKNVAPASSCCIPTNPRIDTARVEHPDEPYARRVIKGGSHLCAPNYCLRYRPSARQGDTEETSTCHIGFRCIIRP, from the coding sequence ATGACTCGTGCAGTGCCGAAGAACATGGCATGGATCCCCGGGGGCACGTCCTGGATGGGTTCGGAGGACTTCTACCCCGAGGAACGCCCAGCCCACCAGGTGACGGTCGACGGATTCTGGATGGACTCGCACCAGGTCACCGTCGCCGAATTCCGGCGCTTCGTGAAAGCCACCGGCCACGTCACCACCGCCGAGATCGCCCCCGACCCCGCCCAGTACCCGGGCGCCGATCCCACGCTGCTCGTACCCGGTTCGCTGGTCTTCACCCCGCCGCCCGGACCGGTGCCCCTCGACGACGTCACCCGATGGTGGTCGTTCACGCCGGGCGCCGACTGGCGGCACCCGGAAGGTCCGGGCAGCAACGTCGGCGGACGTGAACGCCATCCCGTCACGCACGTGTCGTGGTTCGACGCGCAGGCGTACGCCGAGTGGGCGGGCAAGGACCTGCCCACCGAGGCGGAATGGGAGTTCGCCGCGCGAGGCGGACTGGACCGGAAACCGTTCGTGTGGGGCGACGAGCACGAACCGGGCGGGCGGCCCGGCGGCAACGTCTGGCAGGGACGGTTCCCGTGGGAGAACCTCCTCGAGGACGGCTTCGCGGGAACGTCGCCGGTCGGCAGTTTCCGGCCCAACGGTTACGAACTCAGCGACATGGCCGGCAACGTGTGGGAATGGACCACCGACTACTTCACCGCGGATCACTCCGCGAGCGGAAAGAATGTCGCACCTGCCAGTTCCTGCTGCATTCCCACAAACCCGCGCATCGACACGGCACGCGTCGAGCACCCGGACGAACCGTACGCGCGCCGGGTGATCAAGGGCGGCTCGCACCTCTGCGCACCCAACTACTGCCTCCGCTACCGGCCCTCGGCCCGGCAGGGTGACACCGAGGAGACGTCGACGTGCCACATCGGGTTCCGGTGCATCATCCGCCCCTGA